The Hymenobacter sp. DG25A nucleotide sequence CCAGGCCAACACGCCGCGGGTCTAGTACCTGCCAACTCTCTCTCCTATGATGAAAGCCAGATTTCAGGATAAAGTAGCCATCATTACCGGCGGGGCCAGTGGCATTGGCCTGGCGGCCGCCAAACGCCTGGCCAGCGAGGGCGCCCGAATTGTTTTAGCCGACTACAAACAGACTAACCTAGACGCCGCGGTGCCGGCCGTGACGGACGCCGGGGCCCCTGCGGTCTGGGGCAGCCTGTGCAACGTGGCCGTTGAAGCTGAGGTAGAAGCCACTGTAGCAGGCACGCTGGAACGCTTCGGGCGGCTGGATGTAATAGTGAATAATGCGGGGCTGATGCAGTTTAAACCCCTGGAAGAGCTAACAGGGGAAGATTGGCTGCGGATCCTGAACGTAGATTTGCTGGGTGCCTTCTATTTTACCAAGCAGGCGTTTATGCACATGGCTCCCGGCGGTAACATTGTAAACGTATCCAGCATACACGCCGTGGAAACCAGCCCGTTGGTGGCACCTTATGCCGCGGCAAAGGCAGCTTTGTTGTCGCTCACCCGTTCGGCCTCCCTGGAAGGCAAGCCCAAAGGAATTCGCACCAACGTTATTCTGCCCGGCGCCATCGACACGCCCATGCTCTGGGATAATCCCAACATAAAAAGCGGGGTGGAATGCATCGATAAAGCCAATGTGGGCCAGCCCGAAGACGTGGCGGCTACAATTGCCTATCTGGCTTCTGATGATGCCCACTTCGTGCAGGGCGCCGAAGTGCGCATTGATGGCGGCCGCCTTACCCGGCTCTAAATTCTTAAGTCTGGCGACTTACTCGCCTCATTATAACTCACCCACTTTGCAGAGGGTTTCCCCATAATAATCAACAACTTATATCAAAGGCATATGCGCAACCAGAATAAGACAATCCGGCGAGAAAAAGCATCTGGGCCTCCCGAGCAAAGTATTACCCTAATTCACATCCGCTTAACAAAAGCCTTAGCGGGCTTGGTGCTGCTTATGCTGTGTATGGTTAGCTGCCAAAGTAGTCCGGAGGCAGTTCAAGTACCAGCTTCGCCCGCCTCCATGCCTAAGCCGGATGTAAGCAGCGCATTGCCAGTAGATACTGCCTCACCGGCCAGAGTCGCGGAAAAGAAGCAGTCCGTGGCCCTTACCTCCAATGCCTTGCAATTAGTAGATCAGCAAACAGGCTCTACTAAAGAAATACCGCTTGGCATGCCATTAGAGCAAATGGTTCCTCTCTTGAATAAGGTATTCTCCCGGAAAGTATCGAATGTGGGGGTGAATTCAGAATGCGGAGTGGGCCCCTTAAAAATGGCTTCCTGGAGCAACGGCTTAACAGTAGCCTTCCAGCAAAAAAAGGGTGGTGATTGGCTGTTTGCCGGGTGGTCTGTCGGAGCTCCTGCCAGCAACTCTCATAAACCAACAACGATGGCGGGAATTGGCATTGGCTCAACCCGGGCTGAGTTGGAAAGCGCTTATGTAATAAAAGGGATAAAGACCAGCCTAGGGCAGGAATTCTCCACTTCTGCCGGCCTCTATGGAATCCTTGACCGTACAGGACCTAAGGCCAGAATTACCAGTATGTGGAGCGGGGTGAGCTGTGTTTTCAGGTAACTGCCCTATCTATAAAACGAATAGCCAGCAGATTAACCTATCTGCTGGAGCAAAGGAACTGCGGTAAGCTGTTCCAGTCTATCCTTTTGGAGGGAGTACTAAATAAGCAACTGTTGACGCAGGGGCTGCCAGTTATATAAAATTCCCGGATAATGCTGGGAACTCCGGAACCGGCGCCGACGCTGCGTTTTCAGTTGAATTAACGCACAATAAAACCCTTGGCTTCCCAGGCTTTCACATTGTGCGTGCGTACGAAACGGGTTTCAATATGCCCCCAGGCATCCTGCTTGTACATTACGGTTTTGCCCTGTTCCCGCGTGTGCATTATCTGTAAATGCTCGGCATGAGAGAGGGTGGCAACAGGAGCAGATTCTTGGGGCTTCCGCGTCCGGGTACGTTTGGTTGGTTGTGTCATAATGGATATAACGCAAACTACGAAAAAAAAGAGCCCGTCTGCTAGGTGCAAACGGGCTCTTTTTTAAATATAAAGTAAAAGTGAAGGCTTTATTGGGTTGGGCCTGAATCTATTCGAGATTCAATGGTACTTTGTACAGTACTGGACACGGCGGAGAGTAAATTATAACCGGTAGCCTGCTCAATGGCATCCACGCTGGTGCGGTAGCTGCCCCAGCTTGTGCTCAGGCCATTGTCGTTGGGCGTATCCACGGCAATGACGCGCGTGCTGGAACTCACCCGTGCGGCGTCGCCCGTGCCATTGGGCAGCACCACAATAACTTTCCAGATGCGGTTGGGCACCGTTACGCGCCCGCTGTTGATGGTGGTGAAGTAGCCGGCCGAGCCCGTGCCGCCTTTCCCGTATTGCCCCATGATGATGTAGAGCTCATTGCCTTGTCCGGCCAGGGTGCGGCAGTAGTTCTCCAGGCTGGCCCAGGTCTGCTGGTTGTTGCGTGGGGCCTGCGGTATCATGTTGCTCATCAGGAAGGTGGCCGAGTTGTCGCTGATGGAGCCGGTGCGGTCGGCGGAGGGGCAGTTGTGGCCCCGATCGAAGCCCGAGCCGGAGTAGCTGGAAGCCAATACCTGATACCAGCCGGCGGGCAGCGTGTTATCGGCCCGGAAGTCGTCCTGGCGGGCGGCAGAACCCAGCCAGGCCGAGCTCAGGTGCCAGCTCACCCAGTTGGGCGTGCCCCGGTCGCGGTGGTAGCTCAGTGTGTATTGGGGCTTCACCAGCAGGTAGTTCCAATATTGAGCAGCGTCCGTGATGGCGCCGCTGGGGTTGCCCAGGGCTAAGTTGCCGTCCCGCGTGGCCGTTGCCGCACTGGTTTGGGCGGTAGTAGTAGGCTGAGGAGCTACCAGTTCCTCTTTGGAACAGGAAAAGGCCAGCGTGCCCAGCAGTGCCAGGCTGGTCATTCGGAAAAGATTCTGCTTCATACAGGTTAGTTTGGGGTGGTGAGATAGAGAAGAGCAAAGATGCAGCAGCAGAAAAGCCGGTACGTTACCGGAAGATTACCATTGCCCTTGCTTTCTTACAATTTTATCACCCCATATAATTATGGACATTCTCAGATAAGCCCAAATTATATACAGCTTGAACCACCGGTTTCAGACGTGAATCTTATATAGTTCTGGTTATGAAAGCATTTACACTTAGAGAAACAGACTCTTCAGGCTACTGCCCAGTTCTATGCGCTTATTCAAAACGCAAAAATTAACCAAATACATAAAAGGCATAGCCCACCGTGCAGCTGGCTGAGGACGGACTAATGCATTGTCCGTAACTCGTTCCGCGCTTGTTGTTTTTGCGCAGGACGAAAAAACAAAAGGTACAGCCCGATAACCCAGCCAATGGAGCCTAACCAGCCAGCCACCACATCGGAAGGATAGTGAGCCCCCAAGTACACCCGTGCTAACCCAATAACACCGGCCCAAAAGGCCCCGATGATCAGGACCTGCCAGCGCCAGCGCGTGGGCCACAGCAATACGCAGAGTGCCGTGGCCAGAGCAGCCGCAAACATGGCATGGCCACTGGGAAACGAGAAGCGCATGGCGGGCACAGGCGGCTCCTCCACCAGCGGAATCCATTCCAGAGGCCGGATGCGGGCCGTCAGCGCTTTACTCCACAGGTTCAATAGCCAGGCCCCGGCCATGGCAGTTGCCATCAGCACCGCCCGCCACCGGGCGCCAACCAGCAAGTGCCCTCCTACTATGGCCAAGGTCAGAGCGCCCATAGCCCCCGTACCACCCAAATGCGAGAGAAACACGGCCTGATTATCCAGCGCCGGGTGACGGTGGGCCTGTAGCCAGTCCAGAATGATATGATCCCACGCAAACCCCTCCCCTTTCCAGACATCCTCCGCCAGATCAATAAAGAGCATCCAAGGCACCAGCAGGCCAAGCACATACAGGCCAATCACGGTCTGATGACGCCGTAGCCAGTGTTTTACTTTCTCTAATATTTGCGGAGAAGTCACTGCCAGTATTGAAAAAGCCGGTGCTGCCTAATATGCTACCGCGCAGCCCGGAGCTTATAATTAACCAGGATTAGGGGGCCAACGTTCACGGATTTTGAGTTGCTTATGGTTCAACGCTTTTATCATCTCTCCCGCTTGCTTGAATAAAGAATCACGCAGAAGAACAAATAAATATTTTTATTAGATAATATTTATGAAGTTTTTCAGGCATCCATGCACACCGATTAAACTACTTCTATATTTTCATTGATGGAAATGATCGATTTGCTTTCCCGGATCCAGACATTGGGCTATGCTCTGGATAAAGCGGCAGACGCAGCAGATACAGGGCGCAACAGCCCGCTGGAACAGGCCCGCGCTT carries:
- a CDS encoding SDR family NAD(P)-dependent oxidoreductase; this encodes MMKARFQDKVAIITGGASGIGLAAAKRLASEGARIVLADYKQTNLDAAVPAVTDAGAPAVWGSLCNVAVEAEVEATVAGTLERFGRLDVIVNNAGLMQFKPLEELTGEDWLRILNVDLLGAFYFTKQAFMHMAPGGNIVNVSSIHAVETSPLVAPYAAAKAALLSLTRSASLEGKPKGIRTNVILPGAIDTPMLWDNPNIKSGVECIDKANVGQPEDVAATIAYLASDDAHFVQGAEVRIDGGRLTRL
- a CDS encoding DNA/RNA non-specific endonuclease; amino-acid sequence: MKQNLFRMTSLALLGTLAFSCSKEELVAPQPTTTAQTSAATATRDGNLALGNPSGAITDAAQYWNYLLVKPQYTLSYHRDRGTPNWVSWHLSSAWLGSAARQDDFRADNTLPAGWYQVLASSYSGSGFDRGHNCPSADRTGSISDNSATFLMSNMIPQAPRNNQQTWASLENYCRTLAGQGNELYIIMGQYGKGGTGSAGYFTTINSGRVTVPNRIWKVIVVLPNGTGDAARVSSSTRVIAVDTPNDNGLSTSWGSYRTSVDAIEQATGYNLLSAVSSTVQSTIESRIDSGPTQ
- a CDS encoding phosphatase PAP2 family protein; the encoded protein is MTSPQILEKVKHWLRRHQTVIGLYVLGLLVPWMLFIDLAEDVWKGEGFAWDHIILDWLQAHRHPALDNQAVFLSHLGGTGAMGALTLAIVGGHLLVGARWRAVLMATAMAGAWLLNLWSKALTARIRPLEWIPLVEEPPVPAMRFSFPSGHAMFAAALATALCVLLWPTRWRWQVLIIGAFWAGVIGLARVYLGAHYPSDVVAGWLGSIGWVIGLYLLFFRPAQKQQARNELRTMH